A genome region from Columba livia isolate bColLiv1 breed racing homer chromosome 2, bColLiv1.pat.W.v2, whole genome shotgun sequence includes the following:
- the ADNP2 gene encoding activity-dependent neuroprotector homeobox protein 2 isoform X3, producing the protein MDQELVVPCPKCAFASDPKIVGKHIRMFHSSNKRIQNYTVSILDGMKQFRSDIINFTCLKCQFTDTLYYNMKKHVLIKHFQNLIGTYFGLKREESKGNSIQHYCKKCNASANSPDSLMYHVLTAEIHRDLENKLRSVISEHIKKPGLVKQMHIAPKPPQGVAAAAPSAGPAAAPAGSVTAPSCVQLAFPQNNQNQTAVQPKPVKNMVRSLTVPSASGSLPHTTSAPVVTPSHVTLVSSNLSVGQSNVNIQPSPSQPIIVSHGLPLNQPMGTGAVPLNHSVGTINRTVAPAVLPLNQTVGPGIFPIGQPIGTISDPVAAGTLPVTQPVSPVNRPVASGVLSINQSLGNVNGPLGPSVLPVAQTVASGVLQLNQPVASGVVPVRQPVGAGFLQLNQPVAPAVMPVNQPVQPAVSQNATFLTTGSILRQLIPTGKQVNGIPTYTLAPVSVTLPVPPGGGVATVTPPQVPIQLMQSGTVTQLSQSPASAPSPPVVLTSQNISLQTSPPGPETSQAVRQAKQWKTCPVCNELFPSNVYQVHMAVAHKHGEVKMEESPEPDKLAACAPFLRWMTEKTVRCFSCKCFLCEEELMKHLLMHGLACLFCTVTFHDLLSLVEHNKTTHNGKKQLHADYSNRGFQLGSDAQGDLVFPHFDFSTVLPKEDIGEREVHLAVLAGLNSRTLVPVYIKVKPQTTEVNNRCKKNVLTCPFCFGTFVSKETYEMHLKERHHIMPTVHTILKSPAFKCIHCCGVYTGNMTLTAIAVHLLRCRSAPKDSNSSMKMQLERTEKKELLFVNGEKQVSVLLKRKQSDSSFVAEDQRNKEQQPLSISTGVALSPERELNLGVVPFKRQKINSRTEIKKLLSSEDLRILAVDPKQYDHNSYEAQKQFLTDYFHERPYPSKKERELLSLLLYAWKIDVGAFFGKRRHICLKAINNYKPSVLLGFSMSELKNIKHSLNIKDEPLDM; encoded by the coding sequence ATGGACCAAGAGCTGGTGGTTCCTTGCCCAAAGTGTGCATTTGCTTCTGATCCCAAAATAGTGGGAAAACATATCCGGATGTTTCATTCGTCTAATAAAAGAATACAGAACTATACAGTCAGCATTTTGGATGGCATGAAACAATTCAGGAGTGACATCATAAACTTTACATGTCTAAAATGTCAATTTACAGACACATTGTATTACAATATGAAGAAACATGTGCTGataaagcattttcaaaacCTAATAGGTACGTATTTTGGCCTGAAACGTGAAGAAAGTAAAGGGAATTCTATTCAACACTACTGTAAAAAATGTAATGCTTCTGCAAACAGCCCAGATTCTTTAATGTATCATGTCTTGACAGCTGAAATACACCGAGACCTTGAGAACAAACTTCGGTCTGTGATTTCAGAACATATTAAGAAACCAGGACTGGTGAAACAGATGCATATTGCTCCAAAGCCTCCCCAAggtgtggcagcagctgctccatctGCAGggcctgctgctgccccagcaggTTCCGTCACAGCTCCCTCTTGCGTCCAGCTTGCATTTCCACAGAATAATCAAAACCAGACTGCGGTGCAGCCAAAACCAGTTAAAAACATGGTCAGGTCACTGACTGTTCCAAGTGCCTCTGGTAGCCTTCCACATACAACTTCGGCTCCAGTTGTTACCCCGTCGCACGTTACTCTTGTATCTAGCAACCTTTCTGTAGGTCAGAGTAATGTTAATATTCAGCCGTCGCCATCCCAGCCTATCATTGTTTCCCATGGGCTCCCCCTCAATCAGCCCATGGGGACTGGAGCTGTTCCTCTTAATCACTCCGTCGGAACCATAAATAGAACTGTGGCCCCTGCAGTTCTTCCTCTTAATCAAACTGTGGGGCCTGGGATCTTCCCTATTGGTCAACCCATTGGTACTATAAGTGATCCGGTTGCAGCTGGGACACTGCCTGTGACTCAGCCCGTCAGCCCTGTGAACCGGCCGGTTGCATCGGGAGTTCTCTCCATCAACCAGTCCCTTGGGAATGTGAATGGACCCCTTGGTCCCAGCGTCCTTCCTGTGGCACAGACAGTTGCATCAGGGGTTCTCCAGCTTAATCAGCCTGTTGCctctggggttgttcctgtcaGGCAGCCTGTTGGAGCTGGGTTCCTTCAGCTGAATCAGCCTGTTGCCCCAGCAGTCATGCCAGTAAATCAGCCAGTTCAACCTGCGGTTTCTCAGAACGCAACTTTTTTGACTACAGGTTCTATACTTAGGCAGTTGATTCCGACCGGTAAGCAGGTTAATGGGATACCTACCTACACGCTTGCCCCAGTTTCTGTTACTTTGCCTGTACCTCCTGGTGGTGGAGTAGCAACTGTTACTCCACCACAAGTGCCCATCCAATTAATGCAGTCTGGGACAGTAACTCAGTTGTCCCAGTCACCGGCTAGCGCACCCTCTCCTCCAGTGGTTCTAACGTCTCAGAATATATCATTACAAACCTCGCCACCTGGTCCTGAAACAAGTCAGGCTGTCAGACAGGCAAAGCAATGGAAGACTTGCCCTGTTTGCAATGAGCTTTTCCCCTCAAATGTCTACCAGGTGCACATGGCGGTGGCCCACAAACATGGTGAagtaaaaatggaagaaagcccagaacCTGACAAACTTGCAGCTTGTGCACCCTTTCTGAGGTGGATGACAGAAAAGACAGTCCGGTGTTTCTCTtgtaaatgttttctctgtgagGAGGAGCTCATGAAACATCTCTTGATGCATGGCTTAGCTTGCTTGTTTTGCACAGTTACTTTCCATGACTTACTAAGCCTTGTGGAGCACAATAAAACTACACACAATGGGAAAAAGCAGTTACATGCAGATTATAGCAACAGAGGATTTCAGCTAGGTAGCGATGCTCAGGGTGACCTTGTATTTCCACACTTTGATTTCAGTACAGTGTTACCAAAAGAAGACATTGGTGAAAGAGAAGTACATTTGGCAGTGCTTGCTGGACTGAATTCAAGGACACTTGTCCCTGTTTACATCAAAGTGAAACCTCAGACAACAGAAGTGAACAACAGAtgcaaaaaaaatgtgttaacCTGTCCCTTTTGCTTTGGTACGTTTGTTAGTAAAGAAACCTATGAAATGCATTTGAAAGAGCGGCATCATATAATGCCCACTGTACATACAATTTTAAAGTCTCCTGCTTTCAAGTGCATCCACTGTTGTGGTGTGTACACTGGAAATATGACTCTGACAGCTATTGCTGTACACTTGCTCCGTTGTAGAAGTGCTCCCAAAGACAGCAACTCAAGCATGAAGATGCAGCTCGAGCGAACTGAGAAGAAAGAGCTACTGTTTGTGAATGGTGAAAAGCAGGTTTCTGTGttgctgaaaagaaagcaaTCGGATTCCAGCTTTGTTGCAGAAGACCAAAGGAATAAggaacagcagcctctgagcaTAAGTACTGGCGTAGCTCTGTCACCAGAAAGAGAACTGAATTTAGGAGTAGTGCCTTTCAAACGACAAAAGATTAATAGTAGGACTGAGATAAAGAAGCTTCTTTCTAGTGAGGATCTTCGCATTCTTGCAGTGGATCCTAAGCAGTATGATCACAATTCATACGAGGCTCAAAAACAGTTTTTGACAGACTATTTTCATGAGAGGCCATATCCTTCTAAAAAAGAGAGGGAATTACTTTCCTTGCTGCTGTATGCATGGAAAATTGATGTTGGAGCATTCTTTGGAAAAAGGAGGCATATATGCTTAAAGGCGATAAATAATTATAAGCCGTCTGTGCTGCTGGGTTTCAGTATGtctgaactgaaaaatattaagcACAGTTTGAATATAAAAGATGAACCATTAGATATGTAA
- the ADNP2 gene encoding activity-dependent neuroprotector homeobox protein 2 isoform X1: MFQIPVQNLDNIRKARKKVKGILVDLGLESCRELLKSLESFDPGEKHFSNTSWSDVSPWESVGKRKRYRTKPYCCSLCKFSSKLLTSFRSHLHRYHEDEMDQELVVPCPKCAFASDPKIVGKHIRMFHSSNKRIQNYTVSILDGMKQFRSDIINFTCLKCQFTDTLYYNMKKHVLIKHFQNLIGTYFGLKREESKGNSIQHYCKKCNASANSPDSLMYHVLTAEIHRDLENKLRSVISEHIKKPGLVKQMHIAPKPPQGVAAAAPSAGPAAAPAGSVTAPSCVQLAFPQNNQNQTAVQPKPVKNMVRSLTVPSASGSLPHTTSAPVVTPSHVTLVSSNLSVGQSNVNIQPSPSQPIIVSHGLPLNQPMGTGAVPLNHSVGTINRTVAPAVLPLNQTVGPGIFPIGQPIGTISDPVAAGTLPVTQPVSPVNRPVASGVLSINQSLGNVNGPLGPSVLPVAQTVASGVLQLNQPVASGVVPVRQPVGAGFLQLNQPVAPAVMPVNQPVQPAVSQNATFLTTGSILRQLIPTGKQVNGIPTYTLAPVSVTLPVPPGGGVATVTPPQVPIQLMQSGTVTQLSQSPASAPSPPVVLTSQNISLQTSPPGPETSQAVRQAKQWKTCPVCNELFPSNVYQVHMAVAHKHGEVKMEESPEPDKLAACAPFLRWMTEKTVRCFSCKCFLCEEELMKHLLMHGLACLFCTVTFHDLLSLVEHNKTTHNGKKQLHADYSNRGFQLGSDAQGDLVFPHFDFSTVLPKEDIGEREVHLAVLAGLNSRTLVPVYIKVKPQTTEVNNRCKKNVLTCPFCFGTFVSKETYEMHLKERHHIMPTVHTILKSPAFKCIHCCGVYTGNMTLTAIAVHLLRCRSAPKDSNSSMKMQLERTEKKELLFVNGEKQVSVLLKRKQSDSSFVAEDQRNKEQQPLSISTGVALSPERELNLGVVPFKRQKINSRTEIKKLLSSEDLRILAVDPKQYDHNSYEAQKQFLTDYFHERPYPSKKERELLSLLLYAWKIDVGAFFGKRRHICLKAINNYKPSVLLGFSMSELKNIKHSLNIKDEPLDM; the protein is encoded by the exons atgtttcaaattcCTGTTCAAAATCTTGATAATATCAGGAAGGCTCGAAAAAAGGTGAAGGGCATTCTTGTGGATCTTGGGCTTGAAAGCTGCAGGGAATTGTTGaag agtCTCGAAAGTTTTGACCCAGGTGAAAAACACTTTAGTAACACTTCATGGAGTGATGTCTCTCCTTGGGAATCTGTGGGCAAAAGGAAG aggtACAGAACAAAGCCCTACTGCTGTAGTTTATGCAAGTTCTCGTCAAAACTGCTTACTTCGTTCAGGAGTCACTTGCACCGTTACCATGAAGATGAAATGGACCAAGAGCTGGTGGTTCCTTGCCCAAAGTGTGCATTTGCTTCTGATCCCAAAATAGTGGGAAAACATATCCGGATGTTTCATTCGTCTAATAAAAGAATACAGAACTATACAGTCAGCATTTTGGATGGCATGAAACAATTCAGGAGTGACATCATAAACTTTACATGTCTAAAATGTCAATTTACAGACACATTGTATTACAATATGAAGAAACATGTGCTGataaagcattttcaaaacCTAATAGGTACGTATTTTGGCCTGAAACGTGAAGAAAGTAAAGGGAATTCTATTCAACACTACTGTAAAAAATGTAATGCTTCTGCAAACAGCCCAGATTCTTTAATGTATCATGTCTTGACAGCTGAAATACACCGAGACCTTGAGAACAAACTTCGGTCTGTGATTTCAGAACATATTAAGAAACCAGGACTGGTGAAACAGATGCATATTGCTCCAAAGCCTCCCCAAggtgtggcagcagctgctccatctGCAGggcctgctgctgccccagcaggTTCCGTCACAGCTCCCTCTTGCGTCCAGCTTGCATTTCCACAGAATAATCAAAACCAGACTGCGGTGCAGCCAAAACCAGTTAAAAACATGGTCAGGTCACTGACTGTTCCAAGTGCCTCTGGTAGCCTTCCACATACAACTTCGGCTCCAGTTGTTACCCCGTCGCACGTTACTCTTGTATCTAGCAACCTTTCTGTAGGTCAGAGTAATGTTAATATTCAGCCGTCGCCATCCCAGCCTATCATTGTTTCCCATGGGCTCCCCCTCAATCAGCCCATGGGGACTGGAGCTGTTCCTCTTAATCACTCCGTCGGAACCATAAATAGAACTGTGGCCCCTGCAGTTCTTCCTCTTAATCAAACTGTGGGGCCTGGGATCTTCCCTATTGGTCAACCCATTGGTACTATAAGTGATCCGGTTGCAGCTGGGACACTGCCTGTGACTCAGCCCGTCAGCCCTGTGAACCGGCCGGTTGCATCGGGAGTTCTCTCCATCAACCAGTCCCTTGGGAATGTGAATGGACCCCTTGGTCCCAGCGTCCTTCCTGTGGCACAGACAGTTGCATCAGGGGTTCTCCAGCTTAATCAGCCTGTTGCctctggggttgttcctgtcaGGCAGCCTGTTGGAGCTGGGTTCCTTCAGCTGAATCAGCCTGTTGCCCCAGCAGTCATGCCAGTAAATCAGCCAGTTCAACCTGCGGTTTCTCAGAACGCAACTTTTTTGACTACAGGTTCTATACTTAGGCAGTTGATTCCGACCGGTAAGCAGGTTAATGGGATACCTACCTACACGCTTGCCCCAGTTTCTGTTACTTTGCCTGTACCTCCTGGTGGTGGAGTAGCAACTGTTACTCCACCACAAGTGCCCATCCAATTAATGCAGTCTGGGACAGTAACTCAGTTGTCCCAGTCACCGGCTAGCGCACCCTCTCCTCCAGTGGTTCTAACGTCTCAGAATATATCATTACAAACCTCGCCACCTGGTCCTGAAACAAGTCAGGCTGTCAGACAGGCAAAGCAATGGAAGACTTGCCCTGTTTGCAATGAGCTTTTCCCCTCAAATGTCTACCAGGTGCACATGGCGGTGGCCCACAAACATGGTGAagtaaaaatggaagaaagcccagaacCTGACAAACTTGCAGCTTGTGCACCCTTTCTGAGGTGGATGACAGAAAAGACAGTCCGGTGTTTCTCTtgtaaatgttttctctgtgagGAGGAGCTCATGAAACATCTCTTGATGCATGGCTTAGCTTGCTTGTTTTGCACAGTTACTTTCCATGACTTACTAAGCCTTGTGGAGCACAATAAAACTACACACAATGGGAAAAAGCAGTTACATGCAGATTATAGCAACAGAGGATTTCAGCTAGGTAGCGATGCTCAGGGTGACCTTGTATTTCCACACTTTGATTTCAGTACAGTGTTACCAAAAGAAGACATTGGTGAAAGAGAAGTACATTTGGCAGTGCTTGCTGGACTGAATTCAAGGACACTTGTCCCTGTTTACATCAAAGTGAAACCTCAGACAACAGAAGTGAACAACAGAtgcaaaaaaaatgtgttaacCTGTCCCTTTTGCTTTGGTACGTTTGTTAGTAAAGAAACCTATGAAATGCATTTGAAAGAGCGGCATCATATAATGCCCACTGTACATACAATTTTAAAGTCTCCTGCTTTCAAGTGCATCCACTGTTGTGGTGTGTACACTGGAAATATGACTCTGACAGCTATTGCTGTACACTTGCTCCGTTGTAGAAGTGCTCCCAAAGACAGCAACTCAAGCATGAAGATGCAGCTCGAGCGAACTGAGAAGAAAGAGCTACTGTTTGTGAATGGTGAAAAGCAGGTTTCTGTGttgctgaaaagaaagcaaTCGGATTCCAGCTTTGTTGCAGAAGACCAAAGGAATAAggaacagcagcctctgagcaTAAGTACTGGCGTAGCTCTGTCACCAGAAAGAGAACTGAATTTAGGAGTAGTGCCTTTCAAACGACAAAAGATTAATAGTAGGACTGAGATAAAGAAGCTTCTTTCTAGTGAGGATCTTCGCATTCTTGCAGTGGATCCTAAGCAGTATGATCACAATTCATACGAGGCTCAAAAACAGTTTTTGACAGACTATTTTCATGAGAGGCCATATCCTTCTAAAAAAGAGAGGGAATTACTTTCCTTGCTGCTGTATGCATGGAAAATTGATGTTGGAGCATTCTTTGGAAAAAGGAGGCATATATGCTTAAAGGCGATAAATAATTATAAGCCGTCTGTGCTGCTGGGTTTCAGTATGtctgaactgaaaaatattaagcACAGTTTGAATATAAAAGATGAACCATTAGATATGTAA
- the ADNP2 gene encoding activity-dependent neuroprotector homeobox protein 2 isoform X2, protein MSLESFDPGEKHFSNTSWSDVSPWESVGKRKRYRTKPYCCSLCKFSSKLLTSFRSHLHRYHEDEMDQELVVPCPKCAFASDPKIVGKHIRMFHSSNKRIQNYTVSILDGMKQFRSDIINFTCLKCQFTDTLYYNMKKHVLIKHFQNLIGTYFGLKREESKGNSIQHYCKKCNASANSPDSLMYHVLTAEIHRDLENKLRSVISEHIKKPGLVKQMHIAPKPPQGVAAAAPSAGPAAAPAGSVTAPSCVQLAFPQNNQNQTAVQPKPVKNMVRSLTVPSASGSLPHTTSAPVVTPSHVTLVSSNLSVGQSNVNIQPSPSQPIIVSHGLPLNQPMGTGAVPLNHSVGTINRTVAPAVLPLNQTVGPGIFPIGQPIGTISDPVAAGTLPVTQPVSPVNRPVASGVLSINQSLGNVNGPLGPSVLPVAQTVASGVLQLNQPVASGVVPVRQPVGAGFLQLNQPVAPAVMPVNQPVQPAVSQNATFLTTGSILRQLIPTGKQVNGIPTYTLAPVSVTLPVPPGGGVATVTPPQVPIQLMQSGTVTQLSQSPASAPSPPVVLTSQNISLQTSPPGPETSQAVRQAKQWKTCPVCNELFPSNVYQVHMAVAHKHGEVKMEESPEPDKLAACAPFLRWMTEKTVRCFSCKCFLCEEELMKHLLMHGLACLFCTVTFHDLLSLVEHNKTTHNGKKQLHADYSNRGFQLGSDAQGDLVFPHFDFSTVLPKEDIGEREVHLAVLAGLNSRTLVPVYIKVKPQTTEVNNRCKKNVLTCPFCFGTFVSKETYEMHLKERHHIMPTVHTILKSPAFKCIHCCGVYTGNMTLTAIAVHLLRCRSAPKDSNSSMKMQLERTEKKELLFVNGEKQVSVLLKRKQSDSSFVAEDQRNKEQQPLSISTGVALSPERELNLGVVPFKRQKINSRTEIKKLLSSEDLRILAVDPKQYDHNSYEAQKQFLTDYFHERPYPSKKERELLSLLLYAWKIDVGAFFGKRRHICLKAINNYKPSVLLGFSMSELKNIKHSLNIKDEPLDM, encoded by the exons ATG agtCTCGAAAGTTTTGACCCAGGTGAAAAACACTTTAGTAACACTTCATGGAGTGATGTCTCTCCTTGGGAATCTGTGGGCAAAAGGAAG aggtACAGAACAAAGCCCTACTGCTGTAGTTTATGCAAGTTCTCGTCAAAACTGCTTACTTCGTTCAGGAGTCACTTGCACCGTTACCATGAAGATGAAATGGACCAAGAGCTGGTGGTTCCTTGCCCAAAGTGTGCATTTGCTTCTGATCCCAAAATAGTGGGAAAACATATCCGGATGTTTCATTCGTCTAATAAAAGAATACAGAACTATACAGTCAGCATTTTGGATGGCATGAAACAATTCAGGAGTGACATCATAAACTTTACATGTCTAAAATGTCAATTTACAGACACATTGTATTACAATATGAAGAAACATGTGCTGataaagcattttcaaaacCTAATAGGTACGTATTTTGGCCTGAAACGTGAAGAAAGTAAAGGGAATTCTATTCAACACTACTGTAAAAAATGTAATGCTTCTGCAAACAGCCCAGATTCTTTAATGTATCATGTCTTGACAGCTGAAATACACCGAGACCTTGAGAACAAACTTCGGTCTGTGATTTCAGAACATATTAAGAAACCAGGACTGGTGAAACAGATGCATATTGCTCCAAAGCCTCCCCAAggtgtggcagcagctgctccatctGCAGggcctgctgctgccccagcaggTTCCGTCACAGCTCCCTCTTGCGTCCAGCTTGCATTTCCACAGAATAATCAAAACCAGACTGCGGTGCAGCCAAAACCAGTTAAAAACATGGTCAGGTCACTGACTGTTCCAAGTGCCTCTGGTAGCCTTCCACATACAACTTCGGCTCCAGTTGTTACCCCGTCGCACGTTACTCTTGTATCTAGCAACCTTTCTGTAGGTCAGAGTAATGTTAATATTCAGCCGTCGCCATCCCAGCCTATCATTGTTTCCCATGGGCTCCCCCTCAATCAGCCCATGGGGACTGGAGCTGTTCCTCTTAATCACTCCGTCGGAACCATAAATAGAACTGTGGCCCCTGCAGTTCTTCCTCTTAATCAAACTGTGGGGCCTGGGATCTTCCCTATTGGTCAACCCATTGGTACTATAAGTGATCCGGTTGCAGCTGGGACACTGCCTGTGACTCAGCCCGTCAGCCCTGTGAACCGGCCGGTTGCATCGGGAGTTCTCTCCATCAACCAGTCCCTTGGGAATGTGAATGGACCCCTTGGTCCCAGCGTCCTTCCTGTGGCACAGACAGTTGCATCAGGGGTTCTCCAGCTTAATCAGCCTGTTGCctctggggttgttcctgtcaGGCAGCCTGTTGGAGCTGGGTTCCTTCAGCTGAATCAGCCTGTTGCCCCAGCAGTCATGCCAGTAAATCAGCCAGTTCAACCTGCGGTTTCTCAGAACGCAACTTTTTTGACTACAGGTTCTATACTTAGGCAGTTGATTCCGACCGGTAAGCAGGTTAATGGGATACCTACCTACACGCTTGCCCCAGTTTCTGTTACTTTGCCTGTACCTCCTGGTGGTGGAGTAGCAACTGTTACTCCACCACAAGTGCCCATCCAATTAATGCAGTCTGGGACAGTAACTCAGTTGTCCCAGTCACCGGCTAGCGCACCCTCTCCTCCAGTGGTTCTAACGTCTCAGAATATATCATTACAAACCTCGCCACCTGGTCCTGAAACAAGTCAGGCTGTCAGACAGGCAAAGCAATGGAAGACTTGCCCTGTTTGCAATGAGCTTTTCCCCTCAAATGTCTACCAGGTGCACATGGCGGTGGCCCACAAACATGGTGAagtaaaaatggaagaaagcccagaacCTGACAAACTTGCAGCTTGTGCACCCTTTCTGAGGTGGATGACAGAAAAGACAGTCCGGTGTTTCTCTtgtaaatgttttctctgtgagGAGGAGCTCATGAAACATCTCTTGATGCATGGCTTAGCTTGCTTGTTTTGCACAGTTACTTTCCATGACTTACTAAGCCTTGTGGAGCACAATAAAACTACACACAATGGGAAAAAGCAGTTACATGCAGATTATAGCAACAGAGGATTTCAGCTAGGTAGCGATGCTCAGGGTGACCTTGTATTTCCACACTTTGATTTCAGTACAGTGTTACCAAAAGAAGACATTGGTGAAAGAGAAGTACATTTGGCAGTGCTTGCTGGACTGAATTCAAGGACACTTGTCCCTGTTTACATCAAAGTGAAACCTCAGACAACAGAAGTGAACAACAGAtgcaaaaaaaatgtgttaacCTGTCCCTTTTGCTTTGGTACGTTTGTTAGTAAAGAAACCTATGAAATGCATTTGAAAGAGCGGCATCATATAATGCCCACTGTACATACAATTTTAAAGTCTCCTGCTTTCAAGTGCATCCACTGTTGTGGTGTGTACACTGGAAATATGACTCTGACAGCTATTGCTGTACACTTGCTCCGTTGTAGAAGTGCTCCCAAAGACAGCAACTCAAGCATGAAGATGCAGCTCGAGCGAACTGAGAAGAAAGAGCTACTGTTTGTGAATGGTGAAAAGCAGGTTTCTGTGttgctgaaaagaaagcaaTCGGATTCCAGCTTTGTTGCAGAAGACCAAAGGAATAAggaacagcagcctctgagcaTAAGTACTGGCGTAGCTCTGTCACCAGAAAGAGAACTGAATTTAGGAGTAGTGCCTTTCAAACGACAAAAGATTAATAGTAGGACTGAGATAAAGAAGCTTCTTTCTAGTGAGGATCTTCGCATTCTTGCAGTGGATCCTAAGCAGTATGATCACAATTCATACGAGGCTCAAAAACAGTTTTTGACAGACTATTTTCATGAGAGGCCATATCCTTCTAAAAAAGAGAGGGAATTACTTTCCTTGCTGCTGTATGCATGGAAAATTGATGTTGGAGCATTCTTTGGAAAAAGGAGGCATATATGCTTAAAGGCGATAAATAATTATAAGCCGTCTGTGCTGCTGGGTTTCAGTATGtctgaactgaaaaatattaagcACAGTTTGAATATAAAAGATGAACCATTAGATATGTAA